In Ktedonobacteraceae bacterium, the genomic window GAGTGTGGGGGCACAGATACAAAATGCGCTGGTGGTGGCACTGCACTTTACAAGAGAGGAGTTCATCTTTGTAACGGCCTTCGCACTGATCTATGTCTATCATGGGAAGCCTTTTGATGTCAAGAAATTCTGGGCCAAACGAAGCATAGGGGTTCTGCTGCCCTATTGTATCTGGAGCGCGATCTATGTCGCGGTTAACGTGCCGGGACAGGCGCCGCTCCAATATATTCAGACCACGCTTATTGATATAGTGTCGGGGAATGCTTCATTTCAACTGTATTACATCCTGCTCACCCTACAGTTTTATATCCTCTTTCCGCTTTTCCTGGTGTTCATGACGCACGTTGCAAGCCATCCATGGAAAGTATTAAGTATTAGCTTCGTGCTTGAGGTTCTGTTGCTCTACGCGGACTATCGATGGGTGCAGCAGGGTACGCTGGCCTCATCCGGCTTCTGGCAGTTTTTCGCTACCTACCAGAATCGCTTCATACTGATCTACCAGTTCTACTTTGTACTGGGCGGGTTTACGGCATTGTACTTCCAGCAGGTGCGCTCATTTGTGCTGCGCAATGGATGGTTGATTGCATGCGGATTCCTGACTGCAACCGCTGCGCTGTGGCTGCACTTCGTGCTGCAACTGCGTGTGTACCAGGAGTCGATGGGATACGCGACATCGGTTTTGCAACCGATCATGGCTTTCTATAGCCTGGCCGTGATCCTCTTTTCGTTCTGGCTTGTTTGTCGTTGGGCAAGTCACAGGCAGAAGGACAACCTGCCACGCGGCTATCGCACCTGGCAGGTGTTATCAGATGCCTCGTTTGGAGTATACCTCATCCACGTTCTCTTCCTGACGGCAATCCTGAAATGGGTGCTGCCCGCAATGCCGGCAGCGTGGCCCATCGCAATCCGCGTTTTTCTCACCTGGTTTTTGACCGCGGGAAGCGCAATGGGAGCGACGGTGATATTGCTGTATATTCCCGGCTTAAGTCACCTGGTTGGGCGCGCGCAGCCCACAAGTAAGAAGGTAGCACCAGGGGCGCTTCAAACATCTGTAGGGGCCGATAATGGGTTTGAACAAATTATTCCGTCCATCGCAAGGGCCGATCAATCGGCGATGGGCGCGATCAATCGGCCTCTACGGCAGAGCCGTGGAGCCGATTCATTTGCAAGGAGAAGAACGATATGAAAACGATAGAGAGCTTTTCATTGAACAGAGAAACGAAGGTAATGCCGGATTCGTCAACCGGATTGTCTTTTGATAGGGAGACGTTCCGGCAGTTTGGCTACCGGGTGATGGATGAAGTGGCTTCGTACCTGGATGAGATAGATGAGCGGCCTATATGGCAACCAATGCCGGATGAGGTACACCAGGCCATCCGAGGGCAGGAGCTTCCGCTGGAGGGACAGCCATTCGAGCAAGCGCTGGATTTCATTCAACACATGATTCTTCCTTATCCACAGGGGAATGGGCACCCTCGCTTTGCCGGGTGGATTAACTCGGCGCCTGCCCATGCCGGTATCCTGGTCAAACCATTGGCGGCTGCTATGAATCCCAATTGTGGCATCGGAGATCATGCCGGCCAGGAGCTGGAACGGCGCATGGTGCAGTGGATCATGGAACTGTGCGGATTTCCAACAGGGGGAAGCGCCGGTGTGTTCGTCAGTGGCGGCTCCGAGGCCAATTTCACGTGCTTGCAGGCCGCTCGCCAGTGGGCAGCGCGCGTTGATGGCTGGGATGTACGGGCTGAGGGCGTGCAGGGAATGCATCGTCCTTTTATACTGTACCAGTCAGATCAGGGGCATTTTTGCATTCGCAGGTCGGTCGAGGCGATGGGGCTGGGCCGCAATGCGATCCGTATTATTCCTTCGACAGATACTTTCCAGATGGATGTCAAGCAGCTGCGCCAGCAGATTATTGACGATTGGGCAGCGGGACTGCGGCCATTCTGTGTGGTTGCGACCGCCGGAACTGTCGACACGGGCGCGATTGATCCGCTTGACGAGCTGGCCGATTTGTGTGAAGAGCAAGGACTGTGGCTGCACATAGATGGCTCCTACGGCTCTTTTGGCATTCTCGATGAGGATGTTGCTCCTCTTTACAAGGGCATCGAGCGCGTGCATTCCCTGGCGACCGACCAGCATAAGTGGCTCTCTGTTCCTATTGACTGCGGCTGCGCGCTGGTGAGAAATGGTGAGGCGCTGCGCGATGCATTTCGCCTCACTCCGCCGGGGCAGGATGAGCATGAACCGTGGCAGTCGGAATATACATTGCAGCGCACGCGCAGGTTCAGGGCGTTGGAAGTCTGGGCCATCGTTCATACTGCCGGTCGCAATGGGCTGGCCAGGGCCATTAGCAAAAATATCGAAATGGCTCACCTGCTCGGACAACTCATTGAAGCCAATCCAGACCTCGAACTCGTGGCGACAGGCCCATTGAGTATTGTGCGTTTTCGCTATGCTCCAGAGGAACTACGCGATGAGCCATTGCTACTAGACCAGTTAAATAAAGCGCTGACCTACGAAATGCAGCGGCGTGGGAAAGCATTTCTGACGAGTACGCATTTTCAGGACAAGGAGGTACTGCGCGCCTGTATGGTCAATTATATGACCACTGAAGAAGATGTATGGGCCATCATCGAGGAAACGATTGCTACAGGCAAACATGTTGCGGGCCGTTACTTCCACTCTCCACGCGCTTTTATTGACACCGCTGCTGTATCAGAAAGTATCGCTCAATTGAGTGCGAAGCCATAGAAAGAGAGTGATAAATTATGCGTTATGCAAACATTTTGGAGACGATTGGGAATACGCCACTGGTCGAACTGAAAAGTTTTACTATCAAGCCAGGTGTGCAGATCTTCGCGAAACTGGAGGGGATCAATCCATCGGGTAGCATCAAGGACCGCATCGCGTTGAAGATGATCGAGCAGGCTGAAGCTGAAGGTTTGCTGGCGCGAAACTCGATCATACTGGAACCGACAAGTGGCAATACGGGAGTGGCGCTGGCGCTGGTGGCAAATATGAAGGGATACCCGTTCACAGCGGTGATATCCGAGAAAGGAACGCAGGATAAACGCCGATTGCTCGAACTGTATGGTGCCGATATCATCACTTCTCCTGGATCAGCCGGCAGCAATGGAGCTATCCGGCTGGCTCAGGAGTTAGTTCAGAAGGATAAGCGCTACGTGATGCTGTATCAATACGGCAATGAGGCCAATGCAGCGGCACACTATACGACTACGGCGGCAGAGATCATTTCGGATATGCCCGGCGTCGATGTCTTTGTCGCGGGACTGGGAACAGGCGGAACGCTGACAGGCGTGGCCCGGCGGTTAAAGATGCACAATCCTGGTATTCGCGTTGTCGCGGCAGAGCCGGTGCAGGGCGATAGTATTCAGGGATTGCGCAACCTGGCGGATGGTTTCGTACCCCCGGTACTCGATTTATCGGTCATCGATGCCCGGCAGTTAGTTTCAAGTTCCGAGGCCTGGATGCGCTCGTTGCAATTAAAGGCGCTGGAGGGGATTTTCGCGGGACCTTCGAGTGGCGCGGTGCTGGAAGTGGCCCTGCGTATCGCGGCTACTATGAATCGTGGCAAGATTGTGGTCATTCTGGCGGATGGAGGCTGGAAATACATGAGCGAGGATCATTGGATGACAAAGCTCTCGCCCCCGCCATTGGTGGCCGGTACTGATCAGAGGGTTGTTTTCGCCGCATAGGACGGGAAATGTAAAGGCGAAGGAGGGAGAAGACAGGCAAACCAGATACGAGTGAAAGGCGGGCGACCGCAAGAGTACGCCCCTACATGGCCGACCATAAAAGAAGGCTCAGCGCAACATTTTTATTCGTAGTCTCGTTGTGATAGAATGGGTGCTGCTTTGCGCATATTCTTTTTACTGGCCGGCGAATTGGTTGCACTGAACGCAGCGGGGCGAGGACAGGTACAAGACGCTGTCCCCAGAAGGTACTCCGCCACCAATCTTGCCATATTCTTCATATAGAGAAGGTAAGAGTTGTGGTAGGCAATGGAGTCAGGAGTGACAAAGTATCGCTTAAGAAAAGAGGCCCAAACAAGGCACTCCGTACAACTCTGATCGGTTTGATAAGCGTTCTCGTTTGTGGCCTGTTATTGATCTGTAGTTATAGCCCGTCCGGCATGTCTAAAAAGACTAACCATGCTTTAGCAAAAACGAGCATAGTTACGCATCCAATAGTAAGTTCAGGCTGCGGCAAACCGGCGCCTTTCTCGCCTGGCTCGAGTGAGAACGAAACGATCAGGTCTGGGGGATTTGCCCGACTGTTCCGTTTGCACCTGCCTTCGGGCTACAGGAACAACACACCACAGCCTTTAGTGCTGAACTTTCATGGACACGGCAGCACTGCTACACAGCAGGAACATTTGACGAAGCTGTCGATACTGGCCGATCAGCAGGATTTTATAGCGGTCTACCCACAGGGGATGGTTGGGCCGGATAATACAACCGGCTGGGCGACAGGGCCGGCCCACGACCCGCATGCGAACGATGTGCTGTTTGTGAGCGATCTCTTGAATAGCTTGCAGGCGCGGCTATGCATCGATCCGACGCGCATTTATGCCATGGGATTTTCAAATGGTGGTGGGATGGTAAATCTGCTGGCGGCACAATTGTCAGGGCGGATCGCAGCATTTGCTTCGATATCAGGCTCGTATTATCCTGTACCTGGCGGTTATCATGTTGTGAGGTCGGTTCCTTTGCTCGAAATACATGGCACAGGAGACCGGGTTGTGCCTTATAATGGCAGCGTGTCGAAGGACTACGAATCGGTGACGAAATGGCTGCTGAGTTGGGTGCAGAGAGATAATTGTAATAACCGGCCAGATATATTCTTGAGGCAAAAAACGATTATAGGCGAGCAATGGCTGGGGTGTAGGGATGGAGTGGCGATTATTCACTATCGCATTTTGAATGAGGGGCACATATGGCCACATATGCTATTCGACGAGCAAATTCAGAAGAAATGGTGCCAGGTTACGGCTGCAGCCCTGATCTGGCAATTTTTCAAAAATTATCCAATGGTGGTGCGCCAGGTGAGCAATTTGAAGCGAGATACGTATGTTTTTGGTCAAGAAATTCATAGTTTGGATAGCTCTTGCAATGATTATTATGGGTCTGGCACTGATCGCGCTGGGAATATTTTCTAACGACGCGGCAAGTGGGAAAAGCAGGCAAAGCAGCTCTCAACATGTTCCTGCGCCTGTTGCCACGAACAATCCTACTCCCACGGCAGCACAACCATCTTCGACGGCTACCACCTTCGATGGATTTCAGACACTTACGTTTAACGATGCAAGCGGGTCGAAGATGACCTACTATCTCTATATCCCCACCGGTTATAATCCTGGGCAGAAGTATCCACTTGTGCTGTTGCTGCATGGCGGTGGAGAGGTTGCAAAGGCCAATGCGACTGCCCAACAGAACAGAGATGTACTGCTCAAGCAATATTATGTACAGGTATGGATTTCTCCGGCAATTCAGCAGAAGTGGCCGAGCTTTATTCTTGTTCCCCAGGTTATGGCACCGGATCGCTGGGTGAATGTTCCCGCTTCCACCGGCTCCTATACTATGACTTCGCAGCCCAGCAATTCTTTACGCATGGCAAAAGAAATCCTGGATTGGGTGCAACAGCAATACAAGGGCATAGACTCGCATCGACTCTACGTCACGGGACTTTCCATGGGAGGCTATGGAACCTGGGAGGCGATTGAGCGCTGGCCGAACTACTTCGCGGCAGCGGCTCCGCTTGCTGGAGCGGGCGATCCTTCAAAAGCGTATCTGCTGGTTCGCGAGCCAATCTGGGCGTTTCATGGGGCAAAGGATACGGTTGTGCCCGTATCGGGTTCGCGGGATATGATTTCTGCTATCATGCTGGCCGGTGGTCAGCCGCTTTACACCGAATATCCTGATGCCGGGCATGGTCTATGGGGTCCCGGCGGAGTTTACGATCCAAAGGCGGACCCTCCTTTCTTCGAGTGGCTGTTTTCGCAAAAGCTGCCGCAAGGTGGAAAATGAGATAAAAAAAATAGTATTGTTCATTGTGGCAGGGTTCTCTCCCTGGTAAGGAACGTGACAATTTGCTCCACGAAATCGGATGGGATCGGTTTCTCTACTGGGAACTTGATCGTACCCTTAGCTGTTTTATAATGCGAGAGTTCTTGCTGGAACGCTTCATCGCCAGCGGGTATAGGATGCAAGGAAATATGGTGTTTCCAACCGGCAAAGAACACTAAATGTCTGCCATAAAGATCGAAGGTAGGTATGTTATAGCTGATGGTCTCCACGGCATTAGGAGCAGCGCGATGAATGGCTTGCCTAACTTGTTGCAGGGCAGCCTGGACTGGTCCTGGAAAGGTGGAGATGTATTCGTCAATGGTGGTGAAGTGTTTATTGTCTGTCATTCATGTATCCTCTTTCTATGATTCCCTGCGCAGGGCTAACGTTCAGGCTCGCGCTGATGAGCGATTTTTCCTGGAACGGACAATGTTGTATCTTTTTGCTCTCTCTCAAGCAGCACCAGTTTCTTCATGAGGTTCTGTAATTCTTCCTCTGGATTGCTGCAGATACCGGCATGTACGGGCGAGGTCTGGATGATGGTGCTGCGTGGGGATATGAGCCAGTTAAAACGTTCTGATTGGGAGAGCTGCCCGATAGGACCGCCCTGCTTTTTTCCATGGCAGATCTGGATGATATGCTCAAGCTGTTGCTGCACGGCAGTAAGATCAAGTTGGGGAGCAAATGCGCGCAATCGCTCATAGTCAACATGGATGGATGCATCGAGAAAACGGCGCGTCGGGCTGTGCAGGATAATGCCGACGTTGAGGCATTCGCCACGCTCAACATGGGGAACGACACGAATGATGGCGTAATCATATGAGCTGGTCTCGCGCACGCAGGGCCTCCTCTACAAAGATTTGTGAATTTGCCAGGCGATCCAGCAAGTAATTCAGATAAGCGGCTCGATGAGCAGCGGGGTCTGGGAAGTCGGGATCATCCTCTAACCAGGATTCGGGAATGAGGTCGACGATATCCTGGAGTATCTGCGGTGAAAGCCGCGCGCTCAGGTCTCGATCAACTTCCTTTAGGGCGGACGCTACCGGCAAGAGGACATGATTTTTGATCGGAGAAAAGGCTATGCGGCTGCGCTCAATATAGTTCGAGTTCACGTGATGGAAGTAGAGCGAGGAGCCGTGGTCGATGAGCATCAAGCGGCGATGCCACCAGAGCATATTGGTGTTGCGCGGTGTGCGGTCAACATTGGTTATGTAGGCATCGAACCAGAGAATTGACGAGGCCAGTACAGGGTCTACGCTGCCGGCATCCAGGGCGTCGAAAGGCAGCGCGCCGGGCAGAAAATCGAGCGCGAGGTTGAGGCCCTCACTCGCCTCAATCAGTGCTTGAATTTCAAAGTCCGGCTCTGAGCGGCCCAGTACAGGATCAAGCTCCATGAAGACGATTTCAGGCACGGGCAGTCCGAGCGCGCGGCCAATTTCACCGGCAACCAGTTCTGCAATCAATGCCTTCGTCCCATGACCGGAGCCGCGAAATTTGAGTACATAGAGACCATCATCATCGGCCTCAACAATAGCGGGCAGCGAACCACCCTCTCTTAGCGGCGTGACATAGCGTGTAGCAGTTATTGTTCTTAGCATCCTGGGATTTCTTCTATGAAACGGGTCTTTTGGGCGTGATAAATCAGGCCCCTACTAGTGTATCACATGGGATGAGGATTCTCGTGGCAAATGGACGTGGGACCAATAAGGGATTTTTACCAGCAAAATCGGGAAGCCTGGTGGCTCGGGCTGTGTCATTCTGAGCGCAGCGAAGAATCTCAGCACGAGGGGGCACAGATTCTTCGCTGCGCTCAGAATGACACGGCTTGGCTCGCTCGGATGGGCACGGATTCTTCCCCTTCGTTGCTCAGGGCTTCGGCTTCTTGCGCTCAGCATGACACGGTGGCAAGGTGCAGATTCTTCCCTTTCGTTCCTCAGTATGCGGTCACCAGGTTGGTACAGCGGGCAGGTGCGTGCCGGGAGGGTCGCCAATGAGTATGGCTAATTGCTGGAAGAGTTCATAGGGTAAGGGGGTTGTGGGGCCGTTCCAGAGTTTTTCGCTGAGCGTGGGCATGGCGGGTTTCACGCGGGCATAGACATCTGTAGTGCTTACTTTGCCGATCGCGTCGTTCCATACGGCAAACATGCCACCTAGCAGGTGAGGATCGTTTGGTGCAAGGTTGAGGCTGGGACGTGTGAAGTCGAAGATGTTTGGCTCCCATTGCTCGTAGAGCTGGCGGGTGTCTAAATAGTCATGATAGTATCCCGCCTTGGGGACGATATAGAGAAGGTTATCGTTCACGTTAATGATGTGGAAACCCTGCCTGACCATATCTACGGGGTTAGACCAGCTATTGTTCCAGTCTTCGATGACGATATTTGTGTTGATGGGAATGTTACTGTTCATCTTCGACAGGCTCCCCCATATGCGCACAGTTTTGTCTTTCTGGTTAAGAAATACGTCGAGCGCGTTGAGGAAGAGGCGGTAGTCGTTTGCAGCGCTGGTAACATATTCATCGGCGCCAATATCGACCTGGGAGGCCTGAAACCATGGTAAAAATGTATTCCAGAGGGACTCTACAAAGGTATAGGTTGCGGGATTGCTCAGGTCAAGCATCTCTTTTGAGTATGCGGAGCTGGCGAGGTCAGGACGATACTGGGTGAGAGCGAGGTCATGGGCGGGCATGTCAATCTCTGGCGTAATCGTGACGTGATACTGCCTGGCAACGGATTCGAGCGCGAGGATATCTTGCTCAGTATAGGAACCACTGGGAGCGGCAAGACCGGGAAAGTTCGGGCTGTTGAGGCGAAATGCGGCAAACTGGTGCATCCAATTCGAATTATTTCCGGCTCCAGGCGCGTTATCATTCAAATGAAGCTGGAAATCGTTCATCTTATACCAGGCCATCATGCGCACGATGTCCTCGAGGTAGCTGATGGGGAAATATTTGCGCCCGACATCGAGCATAAAGCCGCGTTCAGGATACTGCGGGTAGTCTCTTGCCATTCCCTTGGGGATATAGGTGCGGGCGGAGTCTTCTCTGAGTATCTGCAAGGCGGTGCGCGTTCCATAAAATACGCCTGTGCTGGTATGGGCGCTGATTGTGACGGCATCCTCTACATCGAGGAGGTAGCCTTCGTTGCCGAGGCCGCTATCCAGGCTGGTCAGCGTCAGGAAAAAATCTCCGGTATTGGGTGGGCTTGATATGGCTATAGGAAACCTGGTGCCGGTTTCATTGAAGAGGTCATTCTGGAAAACCTGGGCTGTATCGAGTAACTGCGCTTTGTAAGAAGGGTCCACAACGATGCGCGATGTATAGCTGAGGGCAAACGAGCCAGTGCTACCCTGCCACTGCTGTAGAGCAGGAATGACCGGCGGGGCAGGATTGATGTAGGCAAGTTCGTAGCCGGTGAATTGCAGCGGATGAAAATAGGTGAAGATGCTGGCGGCGAGGAATAGCGTCACTGCATATAGGATGATGATGCGCTTTTTGGTGAAATATCTGCTCAAGAACCTGTTCCTCGCACGAGAACTCCAGGGCGACCGCCAGGGTCGCCCCTACCATTGATAGGTAGTGGTTTCGATTTCGCAACAAGCACAGGTAGTATAACCGAAATAGAACACATTGTCAAAACAAGAAATGTCAAAATGACAAATGCCCTGCTGAGATGAGTATTGATGAACCATTTACTCTAGTAGAGTATATCTCCTCCTCAATCACCTCTGAGGGGAGAAAACTGACGTTAGAAATCTGGGATAGGGTATCTTTCAGGTGGTAGAATATGGTGTAGGGCAAAATGGATGCGATATACCAGGATTACTGATTCATGAAAATATGTACGTTTTGTGGAACGAAAAATCACGACGATGAGAGCTTCTGCACGCATTGCGGGGCATCTCTGGATTCGTCTCCTGCCAGCGGAAATGTGGATACAAGCCTGCCCGCAAGCACCACGAACACCACACAGTTCCTGATTCCGGGCGCTCAGTTGCAGGAGGGGCGCTATGTTATCAAGAAGATATTGGGGCAGGGAGGAATGGGTACGTTAGCGCTGGCTATCGATACGCGCCTCGTCGATAAGCCTGTGGTTATCAAGGAACTGATTGCCGAGCATGCCGACCCAACAGAAGATGTGCGCAACTTTCAACGCGAGGTGCAGACGCTGGCGCATCTCGACCACCCGCTCATTCCGGCGGTGACCGACCACTTTCAGGAGGGGTCGCACTACTTTATGGTGCAGGAATACGTCGAGGGTGAGAACCTGGATGAGCGAATGGAGCGCATCCGGCGACCGATGGATGAACAGGAAGCGCTCACCTATGCCGCGGAAGTGCTTGATATTCTGGATTACCTGGAGCAGCAGAGACCACCGATTGTGCATCGCGATATCAAGCCGGCCAATATTATTATCGGGGCCAGGGATCAAAAGGCCCACCTGGTAGACTTTGGCATTGCCCGCCTCTATGCTCCCTCGAAGGCACAGCGCAAACAGACGACCGCCCTCGGCACGCCTGGATATGCTCCGCCGGAACAATACCAGGGCAATGCTGAGCCACGTTCTGACCTGTATGCACTGGCGGCGACGCTGTATTACCTGTTGACGAATCGCGATCCGACCGAGCATCCGTTATTCCAGTTTCCGCCCGCGCGCACAATTAATCCACGGTTGTCTTCTGAGGTAGAGGCGTTGCTGGAACGCGCGCTGGCGCTGGATATCAACCGGCGCTACCAGACGGCGTTGGAGATGAAACGCGATATCGATGCTATCCTGTATCCAACGCTTGAGAGTCCAGGGCTGCAAAGTACAGGTATAGGGACGACTCACGCACCCGGACAGTCCAGTCCGTTAGGGCGCATACCGATTTCAGGGCCGTTGGGGGGATATTCATCCGGCCAGATGCAACAGTTTT contains:
- a CDS encoding family 20 glycosylhydrolase yields the protein MSRYFTKKRIIILYAVTLFLAASIFTYFHPLQFTGYELAYINPAPPVIPALQQWQGSTGSFALSYTSRIVVDPSYKAQLLDTAQVFQNDLFNETGTRFPIAISSPPNTGDFFLTLTSLDSGLGNEGYLLDVEDAVTISAHTSTGVFYGTRTALQILREDSARTYIPKGMARDYPQYPERGFMLDVGRKYFPISYLEDIVRMMAWYKMNDFQLHLNDNAPGAGNNSNWMHQFAAFRLNSPNFPGLAAPSGSYTEQDILALESVARQYHVTITPEIDMPAHDLALTQYRPDLASSAYSKEMLDLSNPATYTFVESLWNTFLPWFQASQVDIGADEYVTSAANDYRLFLNALDVFLNQKDKTVRIWGSLSKMNSNIPINTNIVIEDWNNSWSNPVDMVRQGFHIINVNDNLLYIVPKAGYYHDYLDTRQLYEQWEPNIFDFTRPSLNLAPNDPHLLGGMFAVWNDAIGKVSTTDVYARVKPAMPTLSEKLWNGPTTPLPYELFQQLAILIGDPPGTHLPAVPTW
- a CDS encoding DUF3037 domain-containing protein encodes the protein MRETSSYDYAIIRVVPHVERGECLNVGIILHSPTRRFLDASIHVDYERLRAFAPQLDLTAVQQQLEHIIQICHGKKQGGPIGQLSQSERFNWLISPRSTIIQTSPVHAGICSNPEEELQNLMKKLVLLEREQKDTTLSVPGKIAHQREPER
- a CDS encoding pyridoxal-dependent decarboxylase, translating into MKTIESFSLNRETKVMPDSSTGLSFDRETFRQFGYRVMDEVASYLDEIDERPIWQPMPDEVHQAIRGQELPLEGQPFEQALDFIQHMILPYPQGNGHPRFAGWINSAPAHAGILVKPLAAAMNPNCGIGDHAGQELERRMVQWIMELCGFPTGGSAGVFVSGGSEANFTCLQAARQWAARVDGWDVRAEGVQGMHRPFILYQSDQGHFCIRRSVEAMGLGRNAIRIIPSTDTFQMDVKQLRQQIIDDWAAGLRPFCVVATAGTVDTGAIDPLDELADLCEEQGLWLHIDGSYGSFGILDEDVAPLYKGIERVHSLATDQHKWLSVPIDCGCALVRNGEALRDAFRLTPPGQDEHEPWQSEYTLQRTRRFRALEVWAIVHTAGRNGLARAISKNIEMAHLLGQLIEANPDLELVATGPLSIVRFRYAPEELRDEPLLLDQLNKALTYEMQRRGKAFLTSTHFQDKEVLRACMVNYMTTEEDVWAIIEETIATGKHVAGRYFHSPRAFIDTAAVSESIAQLSAKP
- a CDS encoding HipA family kinase, producing the protein MLRTITATRYVTPLREGGSLPAIVEADDDGLYVLKFRGSGHGTKALIAELVAGEIGRALGLPVPEIVFMELDPVLGRSEPDFEIQALIEASEGLNLALDFLPGALPFDALDAGSVDPVLASSILWFDAYITNVDRTPRNTNMLWWHRRLMLIDHGSSLYFHHVNSNYIERSRIAFSPIKNHVLLPVASALKEVDRDLSARLSPQILQDIVDLIPESWLEDDPDFPDPAAHRAAYLNYLLDRLANSQIFVEEALRARDQLI
- a CDS encoding DUF1801 domain-containing protein translates to MTDNKHFTTIDEYISTFPGPVQAALQQVRQAIHRAAPNAVETISYNIPTFDLYGRHLVFFAGWKHHISLHPIPAGDEAFQQELSHYKTAKGTIKFPVEKPIPSDFVEQIVTFLTRERTLPQ
- a CDS encoding acyltransferase, which gives rise to MVKELQARRPHVYELDPLRVITALCVVAVHAVALTTFLNHTSVGAQIQNALVVALHFTREEFIFVTAFALIYVYHGKPFDVKKFWAKRSIGVLLPYCIWSAIYVAVNVPGQAPLQYIQTTLIDIVSGNASFQLYYILLTLQFYILFPLFLVFMTHVASHPWKVLSISFVLEVLLLYADYRWVQQGTLASSGFWQFFATYQNRFILIYQFYFVLGGFTALYFQQVRSFVLRNGWLIACGFLTATAALWLHFVLQLRVYQESMGYATSVLQPIMAFYSLAVILFSFWLVCRWASHRQKDNLPRGYRTWQVLSDASFGVYLIHVLFLTAILKWVLPAMPAAWPIAIRVFLTWFLTAGSAMGATVILLYIPGLSHLVGRAQPTSKKVAPGALQTSVGADNGFEQIIPSIARADQSAMGAINRPLRQSRGADSFARRRTI
- a CDS encoding alpha/beta hydrolase-fold protein, producing the protein MIIMGLALIALGIFSNDAASGKSRQSSSQHVPAPVATNNPTPTAAQPSSTATTFDGFQTLTFNDASGSKMTYYLYIPTGYNPGQKYPLVLLLHGGGEVAKANATAQQNRDVLLKQYYVQVWISPAIQQKWPSFILVPQVMAPDRWVNVPASTGSYTMTSQPSNSLRMAKEILDWVQQQYKGIDSHRLYVTGLSMGGYGTWEAIERWPNYFAAAAPLAGAGDPSKAYLLVREPIWAFHGAKDTVVPVSGSRDMISAIMLAGGQPLYTEYPDAGHGLWGPGGVYDPKADPPFFEWLFSQKLPQGGK
- a CDS encoding cysteine synthase family protein, giving the protein MRYANILETIGNTPLVELKSFTIKPGVQIFAKLEGINPSGSIKDRIALKMIEQAEAEGLLARNSIILEPTSGNTGVALALVANMKGYPFTAVISEKGTQDKRRLLELYGADIITSPGSAGSNGAIRLAQELVQKDKRYVMLYQYGNEANAAAHYTTTAAEIISDMPGVDVFVAGLGTGGTLTGVARRLKMHNPGIRVVAAEPVQGDSIQGLRNLADGFVPPVLDLSVIDARQLVSSSEAWMRSLQLKALEGIFAGPSSGAVLEVALRIAATMNRGKIVVILADGGWKYMSEDHWMTKLSPPPLVAGTDQRVVFAA
- a CDS encoding protein kinase is translated as MKICTFCGTKNHDDESFCTHCGASLDSSPASGNVDTSLPASTTNTTQFLIPGAQLQEGRYVIKKILGQGGMGTLALAIDTRLVDKPVVIKELIAEHADPTEDVRNFQREVQTLAHLDHPLIPAVTDHFQEGSHYFMVQEYVEGENLDERMERIRRPMDEQEALTYAAEVLDILDYLEQQRPPIVHRDIKPANIIIGARDQKAHLVDFGIARLYAPSKAQRKQTTALGTPGYAPPEQYQGNAEPRSDLYALAATLYYLLTNRDPTEHPLFQFPPARTINPRLSSEVEALLERALALDINRRYQTALEMKRDIDAILYPTLESPGLQSTGIGTTHAPGQSSPLGRIPISGPLGGYSSGQMQQFYQPPVSRPVTRRSPFAPYPPSHTFGRQQQPSPSPGKQPLTSNVAFVFFLFVLFIFLLGIVGYFLLSYAHGLGAVPTSMPF
- a CDS encoding PHB depolymerase family esterase, whose protein sequence is MSKKTNHALAKTSIVTHPIVSSGCGKPAPFSPGSSENETIRSGGFARLFRLHLPSGYRNNTPQPLVLNFHGHGSTATQQEHLTKLSILADQQDFIAVYPQGMVGPDNTTGWATGPAHDPHANDVLFVSDLLNSLQARLCIDPTRIYAMGFSNGGGMVNLLAAQLSGRIAAFASISGSYYPVPGGYHVVRSVPLLEIHGTGDRVVPYNGSVSKDYESVTKWLLSWVQRDNCNNRPDIFLRQKTIIGEQWLGCRDGVAIIHYRILNEGHIWPHMLFDEQIQKKWCQVTAAALIWQFFKNYPMVVRQVSNLKRDTYVFGQEIHSLDSSCNDYYGSGTDRAGNIF